In Nitrospirota bacterium, a single window of DNA contains:
- a CDS encoding cold-shock protein, with the protein MVKGTVKWFNESKGFGFITKEDGGDVFVHYSAIQGNGFKTLTEGQAVSFDVVDGPKGPKAENVTKI; encoded by the coding sequence ATGGTAAAAGGGACCGTTAAATGGTTCAACGAGTCCAAAGGATTTGGATTCATTACCAAGGAGGATGGCGGAGATGTGTTTGTTCATTATTCCGCAATTCAGGGAAATGGATTTAAGACACTGACCGAAGGTCAGGCAGTCAGCTTTGATGTTGTTGATGGTCCGAAGGGCCCCAAAGCAGAGAACGTTACGAAAATCTAA
- a CDS encoding NUDIX domain-containing protein: METEEHLDIVDYQGNVIRSAPRSEIHGNPSLIHRVVHILVFNTKGEILLQKRSQLKDVAPGRWDTSVGGHVGLGEELAVSLQREMHEELGISGLESEYLYAYIHTNHYETELVTTYRCIYDGVFSFNREEIDEVRFWSFDEIREMIGKKLLSDNFEHEFRKYLQYMGMP; the protein is encoded by the coding sequence ATGGAAACTGAAGAGCACCTCGATATAGTAGATTATCAGGGGAATGTCATCAGATCTGCTCCAAGGTCAGAGATACATGGAAATCCTTCCCTTATCCACAGGGTTGTGCATATTCTCGTCTTCAACACAAAGGGTGAGATTCTTCTTCAGAAACGCTCCCAGCTCAAAGATGTGGCGCCCGGGAGATGGGATACATCAGTCGGTGGACATGTGGGGCTTGGAGAAGAGCTCGCTGTTTCGCTGCAACGGGAGATGCATGAAGAGCTGGGAATTTCAGGATTGGAGTCTGAATATCTCTATGCATACATTCACACAAACCATTACGAAACAGAACTGGTTACCACATACAGATGCATCTATGATGGAGTATTTTCTTTCAACAGGGAAGAAATTGACGAGGTAAGATTCTGGAGTTTTGATGAAATTCGCGAAATGATAGGGAAAAAGCTGCTGAGCGATAACTTTGAACATGAATTCCGGAAGTATCTCCAGTATATGGGAATGCCTTAG